In Helicobacter bilis, a genomic segment contains:
- a CDS encoding pyridoxine 5'-phosphate synthase, which produces MRLGVNIDHIAYLRETRKINDPDPLEAIFIAKRAGADQITIHLREDRRHIHDSDLYRIAESSFLPLNVECCSEIDMLHLVSKVKPHRVTLVPEKRDEVTTEGGLRLSQTLLESLKILRDNEIQIALFIDPNIESIEKSAEFAETLKVPIAVELHTGKYANISLMLNSNLSRTHNSIQELQYDRKTLHAMLTQELQNLKEITQHALHANLKVYAGHGLNYVNVKDIVNIQGIEELNIGQSIIARSIFVGLEQAIKDMKELVG; this is translated from the coding sequence ATGCGGCTTGGTGTAAATATTGATCACATTGCGTATTTGCGTGAAACTAGAAAGATAAACGATCCTGACCCACTTGAAGCAATCTTTATTGCAAAAAGGGCTGGGGCAGACCAAATCACAATTCACTTGCGAGAAGATAGGCGACATATACATGATAGCGATTTATATCGCATTGCAGAATCTAGCTTTTTACCGCTTAATGTGGAGTGTTGCAGTGAGATAGATATGCTGCATTTAGTAAGCAAGGTAAAGCCACACAGAGTAACACTTGTGCCAGAAAAAAGAGATGAGGTAACAACTGAAGGTGGATTAAGGCTATCTCAAACACTCTTAGAATCTCTAAAGATTCTAAGAGACAATGAAATACAAATCGCGCTTTTTATCGACCCAAATATTGAGAGTATAGAAAAAAGTGCGGAATTTGCAGAAACACTAAAAGTGCCTATCGCAGTGGAGCTACACACAGGAAAGTATGCAAATATCTCTCTTATGCTTAACTCTAATCTATCTCGCACACATAATTCTATACAAGAGTTACAATATGATAGGAAGACATTGCACGCCATGCTAACACAAGAGTTGCAGAATCTAAAAGAAATAACACAACACGCTTTGCATGCAAACCTAAAGGTATATGCTGGACATGGGCTAAACTATGTGAATGTGAAAGATATTGTAAATATACAGGGCATAGAAGAGCTAAATATCGGGCAAAGCATTATAGCGCGTTCAATCTTTGTGGGATTAGAACAAGCAATAAAAGATATGAAAGAGTT
- a CDS encoding CheR family methyltransferase, producing the protein MKENTWKLDSKTLRQIQDTLYDICGIYLTDTRQTMIQNRINSLQKEAVCANIKSLDDLLYLVKTNAQVKQVFINNFTTNKTDLFRESYHFNDMLNRTLIPLLRSNSAVKIFCSASSSGEEPYSIAATCLYAKTLYNSTSSIKIIATDIDTSMLELARKGEYILDSRLNKIPDWVELDKYFDIVKVVSKDVVSLRAKSSLKSMITFQQLNLFNKTYPFSAGEFDMVFCRNVLIYFKPKDQESILTKLHNVLKVGGTLYLGHSEDILSLSPYFERLGNKMFVKNSESTIGIL; encoded by the coding sequence TTGAAAGAGAATACTTGGAAGCTAGATTCTAAAACATTGCGGCAGATACAAGACACTTTGTATGATATTTGTGGTATTTACCTTACTGATACGCGTCAAACGATGATACAAAATAGAATCAATTCATTACAAAAAGAAGCTGTTTGTGCTAACATTAAAAGCCTTGATGATCTTTTATATCTTGTGAAGACAAACGCACAAGTAAAGCAGGTATTCATCAATAACTTTACTACAAATAAAACAGATTTATTTCGAGAATCTTATCATTTCAATGATATGTTAAATCGCACTTTGATACCACTTTTACGCAGTAATAGTGCGGTAAAAATATTTTGCTCTGCAAGCTCAAGCGGTGAAGAGCCATACTCTATAGCTGCCACTTGTCTTTATGCAAAAACACTTTATAATTCAACCTCTTCGATTAAGATTATTGCAACAGATATTGATACAAGTATGCTTGAGCTTGCAAGAAAGGGTGAATATATCCTTGATTCTAGATTAAACAAGATTCCAGACTGGGTAGAGCTTGATAAGTATTTTGACATTGTGAAAGTAGTATCAAAAGATGTGGTATCACTGCGTGCCAAAAGTAGTCTCAAAAGTATGATTACATTTCAACAATTAAATCTTTTTAATAAGACTTATCCTTTTAGTGCAGGTGAATTTGACATGGTTTTTTGTCGAAATGTGCTTATATACTTTAAACCTAAAGATCAAGAAAGCATACTCACAAAATTGCATAATGTGTTAAAAGTAGGCGGCACATTGTATTTGGGGCATTCAGAAGATATATTAAGCCTTAGCCCATATTTTGAACGACTTGGTAATAAAATGTTTGTAAAAAATTCAGAATCAACGATAGGCATATTGTAG
- a CDS encoding CheB methylesterase domain-containing protein, translating to MALKKDDKKSNNNVLSRQIEQKYHPDSVLPKNPCVLSRDKLIVIGSSTGGTEALNKIFAELPKGLPPIVVVQHIPKLFSASLVARLNAHSQIDIFEVNAKTQLQSDCAYVANGDAHVVVSCEGGKYYASPLEANRVSRHRPSVDVLFRSANNASGKNALAIILTGMGDDGMIGMKELFDNGAYTIAQDEASCVVFGMPKKAIEIGAVREILPLQKIAQRIVDYAHNRIRNTGKKEPELQTQSEDEQESD from the coding sequence ATGGCGTTAAAAAAAGATGACAAAAAAAGTAATAACAATGTTTTATCGCGACAGATAGAGCAGAAATATCACCCAGATTCAGTATTGCCTAAAAATCCTTGCGTATTATCAAGAGATAAACTCATTGTTATCGGCAGCTCAACGGGTGGGACAGAGGCACTGAATAAGATTTTTGCAGAATTACCAAAGGGATTACCACCCATTGTTGTAGTGCAGCATATCCCAAAGCTTTTTTCCGCATCGCTAGTAGCAAGACTAAACGCACATAGTCAAATCGATATATTTGAAGTCAATGCAAAGACGCAGTTGCAAAGTGATTGTGCCTATGTTGCAAATGGTGATGCACATGTTGTGGTAAGTTGTGAGGGAGGGAAATATTATGCCTCACCGCTTGAAGCAAATAGGGTGAGTAGGCATAGACCAAGTGTTGATGTATTATTTAGAAGTGCGAATAATGCCTCAGGTAAAAACGCCCTTGCTATTATCCTTACTGGAATGGGCGATGATGGCATGATAGGTATGAAAGAATTGTTTGATAATGGTGCATACACTATCGCACAAGATGAAGCAAGCTGTGTTGTATTTGGTATGCCTAAAAAAGCTATTGAAATCGGTGCTGTGCGAGAGATTCTACCTTTACAAAAAATCGCACAAAGAATTGTAGATTATGCACATAATAGGATTAGAAACACAGGCAAAAAAGAACCGGAATTACAAACACAAAGTGAGGATGAGCAAGAGAGTGATTGA
- a CDS encoding ATP-dependent Clp protease ATP-binding subunit, whose translation MSIFDKLTNQMREILNNAAQFAITHKNNETQPIHTLLAMLADSNMLLYQALQKNNENINALIQNLTLEIDKLPKVSNANTQNMSLSKSLQEALQNALSFATTQGDSFIGVDSFVRANLDSHFKDLLKNIDKLELINTLKNMRKGMKIDSQSSDDTLETLDKYGINLSKLAAQNKLNPVIGRNEEIERMMQILIRKTKNNPILLGEPGVGKTAVVEGLAIKIAKKEVPLSLQNKQVIALDMTALMAGAKYRGDFEERLKAVVDEVKNNDEIILFIDEIHTIVGAGASEGGMDAANILKPALARGELRTIGATTLKEYRKYFEKDAALARRFQPVNINEPSQNEALQIMRGIKESLEAHHNVSITDGALVESVKLSSRYITNRYLPDKAIDLIDEAAAELKMQIESEPKAIAKAKRDIEALEVEKVALNLDKNEQHNTRLQEIEKELIDSKEKLSGLQSAFENEKTLFSDIAKVKNDIESLRRESEIARRSGDYARAGEIEHGKIPNAQAELKNLEAKWQDLQKSGSLLKHAVTKESIAEIVSRWTQIPVGKMLESEKHRILHIEENLKASVIGQDRAIESIARAIKRNKAGLNDANRPIASFLFLGSSGVGKTQSAKALAKFLFDSEKELVRLDMSEYMQEIDATKLTGAAPGYVGYEEGGILTEAIKRKPYSVVLFDEVEKAHPKVFNVLLQVLDDGRLSDNKGVVVDFKNTIIILTSNIGSEFICEDSKEVAMKRDDIAALQKAIKEGNIESREKLEREKEILNSLVEAQRASQMEKIEQELKKFFRPEFLNRLDDKIIFNALSKDDIRNIIDILTQQVALKLKDRNITLVLTDSMKDYLADSGFDPVFGARPLKRAVQREIEDRLADLILNEELSEQSKVIFDIVENSVKTQVVSM comes from the coding sequence ATGAGTATTTTTGATAAATTGACAAACCAAATGAGAGAGATATTAAACAATGCGGCTCAATTTGCCATTACGCATAAAAATAATGAAACACAGCCCATTCACACATTGCTTGCCATGCTTGCAGATTCTAATATGCTTTTATATCAAGCATTGCAAAAAAATAATGAAAATATTAATGCCTTAATACAGAATCTCACACTTGAGATTGATAAATTGCCTAAAGTTAGCAATGCAAATACGCAAAATATGTCGCTTAGTAAATCATTGCAAGAAGCCTTGCAAAATGCCCTAAGCTTTGCTACAACACAAGGTGATAGCTTCATCGGTGTAGATAGCTTTGTGAGAGCAAATCTTGATTCACATTTCAAAGATTTGCTAAAAAATATTGATAAATTAGAGTTAATCAATACGCTAAAAAATATGCGAAAAGGTATGAAAATAGATTCTCAAAGTAGTGATGACACTCTTGAAACGCTAGATAAATATGGCATAAATCTTAGCAAACTTGCCGCACAAAATAAGCTAAATCCAGTTATTGGCAGGAATGAAGAGATTGAGCGAATGATGCAAATCTTAATTAGAAAAACAAAAAATAATCCTATCTTGCTAGGAGAACCGGGCGTTGGTAAAACCGCAGTTGTAGAGGGACTAGCCATAAAAATAGCAAAAAAAGAAGTGCCACTATCCTTGCAAAATAAGCAGGTTATAGCCCTTGATATGACTGCATTAATGGCGGGGGCAAAGTATCGTGGCGATTTTGAAGAGAGATTGAAAGCGGTTGTTGATGAAGTAAAAAATAATGATGAGATTATATTATTCATAGATGAGATTCACACTATTGTTGGGGCAGGTGCGAGTGAAGGTGGCATGGATGCAGCAAATATTTTAAAACCCGCATTAGCAAGGGGAGAGCTAAGAACAATAGGGGCTACAACACTAAAAGAATATAGAAAATATTTTGAAAAAGATGCAGCCCTTGCAAGGAGATTCCAACCTGTAAATATTAATGAACCAAGTCAAAATGAAGCCTTGCAAATCATGCGTGGCATTAAAGAAAGCCTAGAGGCACACCATAATGTAAGCATTACCGATGGGGCATTAGTCGAGAGTGTGAAGCTATCAAGTCGCTATATCACAAATCGCTATTTGCCTGACAAAGCTATCGATTTAATCGATGAGGCAGCAGCAGAACTCAAAATGCAAATAGAATCTGAACCAAAAGCCATTGCAAAAGCAAAAAGAGATATTGAAGCATTAGAAGTTGAAAAGGTTGCCCTAAACCTTGACAAAAACGAACAGCACAATACGCGTTTGCAAGAGATAGAAAAAGAACTCATAGATTCTAAAGAAAAGCTAAGCGGATTGCAAAGTGCCTTTGAAAATGAAAAGACACTATTTAGCGATATTGCAAAAGTGAAAAATGACATAGAATCTTTGCGTAGAGAAAGCGAGATAGCACGCCGCAGTGGCGACTATGCAAGGGCTGGAGAGATAGAGCATGGAAAGATTCCAAACGCACAAGCTGAATTAAAGAATCTTGAAGCAAAATGGCAGGATTTACAAAAGAGTGGCTCACTCTTAAAACATGCTGTAACAAAAGAGAGTATCGCAGAGATTGTATCGCGTTGGACTCAAATCCCAGTGGGTAAAATGTTAGAATCTGAAAAACATAGAATCTTGCATATTGAAGAGAATTTAAAAGCAAGTGTGATAGGGCAAGACAGGGCGATTGAGAGCATTGCCCGTGCGATTAAACGCAATAAAGCAGGGCTTAATGATGCAAATCGTCCTATTGCTAGTTTCTTGTTTTTAGGGTCTAGTGGTGTTGGTAAAACGCAGAGTGCAAAGGCATTAGCAAAGTTTTTGTTTGATAGTGAAAAAGAACTTGTGCGACTTGATATGAGTGAGTATATGCAAGAGATTGATGCGACAAAGCTAACCGGTGCAGCCCCCGGCTATGTGGGCTATGAAGAGGGCGGAATCTTGACTGAAGCCATTAAAAGAAAGCCTTATAGTGTCGTGCTTTTTGATGAGGTGGAAAAGGCGCATCCAAAAGTCTTTAATGTGCTTTTACAAGTGTTAGATGATGGCAGATTGAGTGATAATAAGGGTGTTGTTGTGGATTTTAAAAACACAATTATTATCCTAACGAGTAATATAGGCAGTGAATTTATTTGCGAAGATTCTAAAGAAGTGGCAATGAAAAGAGATGATATTGCGGCTTTACAAAAAGCAATAAAAGAGGGCAATATAGAATCTAGAGAGAAATTAGAGAGAGAAAAAGAGATTCTAAACAGCTTAGTAGAAGCACAAAGGGCTTCTCAAATGGAGAAAATCGAGCAAGAGTTAAAGAAATTTTTTAGACCAGAATTTCTAAATCGACTCGATGATAAGATTATTTTCAACGCTTTAAGTAAAGATGATATTAGAAATATTATTGATATTTTAACACAGCAGGTAGCCCTAAAACTTAAGGATAGAAATATCACGCTTGTTTTAACAGATTCTATGAAAGATTATCTAGCAGATTCTGGCTTTGATCCTGTATTTGGTGCAAGACCGCTAAAAAGGGCAGTGCAAAGAGAGATTGAAGACAGACTTGCAGATTTAATCCTTAATGAAGAGCTAAGCGAACAAAGCAAGGTGATATTTGATATTGTGGAGAATAGTGTAAAAACGCAGGTGGTATCAATGTAG
- a CDS encoding suppressor of fused domain protein, with protein MTLEEYKQKIEKNPDYSPGWEAIESCFSAIYGDQKPRHYATNLASRANLGGDQYLDGYSIYTSMNEYQHIVTYGMSELYANEESFGGEWSGWGYEMTFKLVANKPEECLWVLNTLANLAFFTNTQESYLENLQFIAGDGKSLSRDDKSLITAMIVTHDTEIQGVTTEHGKLQFLQLVGITQKELEWIMQYDNADDNKKSIQELIYKMQDDNPYLATDMNRQKSYV; from the coding sequence ATGACTTTAGAAGAATATAAACAGAAAATAGAAAAAAATCCAGATTATTCACCCGGTTGGGAAGCTATTGAATCTTGTTTTAGCGCAATTTATGGCGACCAAAAACCGCGTCATTATGCTACAAATCTTGCCTCCCGTGCGAATCTTGGTGGCGATCAATACCTTGATGGTTACAGCATTTACACTTCTATGAATGAATATCAGCATATTGTTACCTATGGTATGAGTGAGTTATACGCAAACGAAGAATCTTTTGGTGGTGAATGGAGTGGCTGGGGCTATGAGATGACTTTTAAACTTGTGGCAAATAAGCCCGAAGAGTGCCTATGGGTGCTAAATACGCTTGCAAATCTTGCTTTTTTTACAAACACGCAAGAAAGCTATTTAGAGAATCTGCAATTTATCGCAGGTGATGGCAAGTCCCTTAGCCGTGATGATAAATCCTTGATTACCGCCATGATTGTAACGCATGATACAGAGATACAAGGCGTTACAACAGAGCATGGCAAACTCCAGTTTCTACAACTCGTAGGCATTACACAAAAAGAGCTAGAATGGATTATGCAATATGATAATGCAGATGACAATAAAAAAAGCATACAAGAGTTAATCTACAAAATGCAAGATGATAATCCATACCTTGCAACTGATATGAATAGACAAAAAAGTTATGTGTGA
- a CDS encoding motility associated factor glycosyltransferase family protein, producing the protein MQTQDNLNEKQLQINYYKNMEFFKSLNPKLFHALSKAPTLYNLHIDSYGYNVIHIPTQTMQYPLIKSTNDKNAPTHKTSMQDTHKELAKNPIKNPQWELFSNHALTPNAHFINEEKLNITGKLCNDLLRESVKMGVESKSCHVECSKTSQSLESTPLESNANFQSYCNEKQDSILKSKICHIERSEISSKTLKQNLDSIKMHPKPCTHQDLVENLESKTTTCHTKPLGEVSNIESNKDISCLHTRTSEAFAHTCKNDNTQNLNLAKDSKTTQQDSIQTQSNLTLYENLIESFCNSKFLPQTNIYGLMGGMFLQELLEKDYQFYSLMIYEEHIDLFRISLYFIDYDRLFQHVGKNSCFIIIKDISFELVSAFLHAKKLTNNFLSLSLTHYTTDNVALLKDFIYKEKKAIMRGWGSFEDELIGLKNACLNLADSRLLSMRPKRVNAPICVIGNGASLDLCIDFLKAYKDSMILLSCGTALKVLRHHGIRPDFQLEIERVPYLSQVLKEANLGDIPLIFAQTTDTKACNLAKEKYGFLRGGSSSAYLDSTYIPLEFSAPFVGNAGVSIASLLGSDVILCGIDCGYIDGYSKHAKHSFYGDENTEIPKDCFQVESNKNLRVFSNDLFYLSAKNIEQAIKLYKPNSVINLGYGMRFQHTIALNEDDFTLKPIDKERELKHFKENFTPYKLMLNTQEMLDSLTAFSNALQEILTQDTHTIQDIFNLTQDIFNLLQKSIDNKIMRKSIILLEGSIMHLSYTHLLAQLFAGTTKNLDSTTNCHFERSEKSSIETKKDISCLRTQYNKNLESINFAPQSPAYTQVAEHLDSNNYTENTHLIKLKTLYSQGLFSLISSSKKAMETIG; encoded by the coding sequence GTGCAAACACAAGATAATCTCAATGAAAAGCAGCTACAAATAAACTACTATAAAAACATGGAGTTTTTTAAAAGTCTCAATCCAAAGCTTTTTCATGCCCTAAGCAAAGCCCCAACGCTTTACAACCTACATATTGATTCTTATGGATATAATGTAATCCATATCCCAACACAAACTATGCAATATCCGCTTATAAAAAGCACAAATGATAAAAACGCCCCTACGCATAAAACAAGTATGCAAGACACACATAAAGAACTTGCTAAAAATCCTATAAAAAATCCGCAATGGGAACTCTTTAGTAATCACGCATTAACTCCAAACGCACATTTTATAAATGAAGAGAAGCTAAATATCACAGGTAAGCTTTGCAATGATTTATTAAGAGAGAGTGTAAAAATGGGAGTGGAATCTAAATCTTGTCATGTTGAGTGTAGCAAAACATCTCAAAGTTTAGAATCTACGCCACTTGAATCTAATGCGAATTTTCAGTCATATTGTAATGAAAAGCAAGATTCTATATTAAAATCTAAAATTTGCCATATCGAGCGAAGCGAAATATCCAGCAAAACATTAAAACAGAATCTAGATTCTATAAAAATGCACCCTAAACCCTGCACCCACCAAGATTTGGTGGAGAATCTAGAATCTAAAACAACCACTTGTCATACTAAGCCTTTAGGCGAAGTATCTAATATAGAATCTAATAAAGATATTTCATGCTTACACACTCGCACGAGCGAAGCTTTTGCCCATACTTGCAAAAATGACAATACACAGAATCTAAATCTCGCAAAAGATTCTAAAACCACACAACAAGATTCAATACAAACACAAAGCAATCTCACACTCTATGAAAATCTAATAGAATCTTTTTGTAATTCCAAATTCCTGCCACAAACAAATATATATGGGCTTATGGGTGGTATGTTTTTACAAGAATTGCTAGAGAAAGACTATCAATTTTATTCCTTAATGATTTATGAAGAACATATTGATTTATTCCGCATTTCACTCTATTTTATCGATTATGATAGGCTATTTCAGCATGTTGGAAAGAACTCTTGCTTTATCATTATAAAGGATATATCATTTGAACTTGTAAGTGCGTTTTTACATGCAAAAAAGCTAACAAATAATTTTTTGAGTTTGAGTTTAACGCATTATACAACTGATAATGTAGCCCTGCTTAAAGACTTCATTTATAAAGAGAAAAAGGCTATTATGCGTGGTTGGGGTAGCTTTGAAGATGAGCTTATAGGCTTAAAAAATGCGTGTTTGAATCTAGCAGATTCTAGGCTTTTAAGCATGCGACCAAAGCGAGTAAATGCCCCAATTTGCGTTATAGGTAATGGGGCTAGTCTTGATTTATGTATTGATTTTTTGAAAGCTTATAAAGATTCTATGATTTTGCTTAGTTGTGGGACAGCTTTAAAGGTTTTGCGACATCATGGCATACGACCTGATTTTCAGCTAGAGATTGAGAGAGTGCCTTATCTCTCACAAGTTTTAAAGGAAGCAAATTTAGGTGATATTCCGCTAATATTCGCACAGACTACGGACACAAAAGCATGTAATTTAGCAAAAGAAAAATATGGATTTTTACGCGGTGGTAGCAGTAGTGCGTATTTAGATTCTACATATATTCCGCTAGAGTTTAGCGCACCTTTTGTTGGGAATGCTGGGGTTAGTATCGCGAGTCTTCTTGGGAGCGATGTGATACTATGCGGTATAGATTGTGGTTATATAGATGGGTATAGCAAACACGCTAAACATAGCTTTTATGGCGATGAAAATACAGAGATTCCAAAGGATTGCTTTCAAGTGGAGAGTAATAAAAACTTGCGTGTATTTAGCAATGACTTATTCTATCTTAGTGCGAAAAATATCGAACAAGCCATAAAGCTATACAAGCCAAATAGCGTGATTAATCTAGGCTATGGTATGCGTTTTCAGCATACAATAGCCCTAAATGAAGATGATTTTACACTAAAGCCTATTGATAAAGAAAGAGAACTGAAGCATTTTAAAGAGAATTTTACCCCCTATAAACTCATGCTAAACACACAAGAAATGCTAGATTCACTCACTGCGTTTAGTAATGCCTTACAAGAGATTCTCACACAGGATACACACACAATACAAGATATTTTTAACCTTACACAAGATATTTTTAATCTACTTCAAAAAAGCATTGATAATAAGATTATGCGTAAAAGCATCATTTTACTTGAGGGCAGTATCATGCACTTAAGCTATACGCATTTACTCGCACAACTTTTTGCAGGAACTACGAAGAATCTAGATTCTACAACAAATTGTCATTTTGAGCGTAGCGAAAAATCTAGCATAGAAACTAAAAAAGATATTTCGTGCTTACGCACTCAATATAACAAGAATCTAGAATCTATAAATTTTGCACCCCAAAGCCCTGCATACACTCAAGTGGCAGAACACCTAGATTCTAACAACTACACAGAAAACACGCATTTAATAAAGTTAAAAACACTTTATTCACAAGGACTTTTTTCGTTGATAAGTAGTAGCAAAAAAGCAATGGAAACTATAGGCTAA
- the glmU gene encoding bifunctional UDP-N-acetylglucosamine diphosphorylase/glucosamine-1-phosphate N-acetyltransferase GlmU, translated as MVSVVILAAGFGTRMKSNTPKVLHKLCGKSMIEYVIDTALEISSDVHVVLYNQKERIQAFLQEKYAWHIADKITFHTQLHDKYPGTGGALMKENKQLIDIKGEKVLILSGDTPLISSSDLEMLVNGAGSINLCAFETKNPYGYGRIIKKDKDLKQAFAIKGIIEEKDCSLDQKEINIVNAGIYCFTKEILQEYVSKLDSNNAQNEYYLTQLIELANKDSKDIFAFICCEKNMLGINTKLHLSQAEQILLTRLRERAMEQGVIMQIPESIYIESSVCFEGECVLENGVRITGKSYIKDSHIKAHSVVEESEIIESDIGPHAHIRPNSHIKDSHIGNFVECKNASLDGVKAGHLSYLGDCVIGDGSNIGAGVITCNYDGKKKHKTHIGKNVFVGSDCQLVAPIHIADNVLIGAGSTITKSVEEGSLSLSRAKQINYANGFYRFFKPEDE; from the coding sequence ATGGTATCAGTGGTGATTTTAGCGGCTGGGTTTGGCACACGAATGAAGTCAAATACACCAAAGGTTTTGCATAAGCTATGCGGTAAAAGCATGATTGAATATGTGATTGATACCGCATTAGAGATAAGCTCTGATGTGCATGTCGTGCTATATAATCAAAAAGAGAGAATACAAGCGTTTTTACAGGAAAAATACGCATGGCATATCGCTGATAAGATTACTTTTCACACGCAGTTGCATGATAAGTATCCGGGCACTGGCGGGGCTTTGATGAAAGAAAATAAGCAATTAATCGATATAAAAGGTGAAAAGGTGCTAATCCTTAGCGGTGATACGCCTCTAATCTCAAGCAGTGATTTAGAAATGCTAGTAAATGGGGCTGGCTCTATCAATCTTTGTGCGTTTGAGACAAAAAATCCTTATGGTTATGGCAGGATTATCAAAAAAGACAAGGATTTAAAACAAGCATTTGCCATAAAGGGCATTATCGAAGAGAAAGATTGCAGTTTAGACCAAAAAGAGATTAATATCGTAAATGCAGGGATTTACTGCTTTACTAAAGAGATTTTACAAGAGTATGTATCAAAGCTAGATTCTAATAACGCACAAAATGAATACTATCTCACACAGCTTATAGAACTCGCAAATAAAGATTCTAAAGACATTTTTGCCTTTATATGTTGTGAAAAAAATATGCTTGGGATAAATACAAAACTTCACCTTTCACAAGCAGAGCAGATACTCTTAACAAGGCTAAGAGAAAGGGCAATGGAACAAGGCGTTATCATGCAGATTCCAGAGAGCATTTATATAGAATCTAGTGTGTGTTTTGAAGGGGAATGTGTGCTTGAAAATGGGGTGAGAATAACAGGTAAAAGCTATATCAAAGATAGCCATATAAAAGCTCATAGCGTAGTGGAAGAAAGCGAGATTATAGAAAGTGATATAGGACCGCACGCACACATACGACCAAACTCACATATAAAAGATTCTCATATTGGCAACTTTGTTGAATGTAAAAATGCGAGTTTAGATGGAGTGAAAGCGGGGCATTTAAGCTATCTTGGCGATTGCGTGATAGGAGATGGGAGCAATATTGGAGCAGGTGTGATTACCTGCAATTATGATGGCAAGAAAAAGCATAAAACACATATTGGCAAAAATGTCTTTGTAGGGAGTGATTGTCAGCTTGTAGCCCCAATACATATCGCAGATAATGTGCTGATTGGTGCAGGTAGCACGATAACTAAGAGTGTAGAAGAGGGCAGCCTCTCTCTATCTAGGGCTAAACAGATAAATTATGCAAATGGATTCTATAGATTTTTCAAGCCAGAAGATGAGTAA
- a CDS encoding toxin-antitoxin system YwqK family antitoxin → MFLKSVLMGFLSFHSVDTPILKECKTEEDIIRGCVEKKYDLNGKLIKETPYKNGEFEGMEKEYYENGNLHIETPFKNGGREGIEKWYYENGELKTEIPYKNDKREGIEKEYHSNGKIYWETPYKNGKAEGIEKWYYENGNLWREIPYKNNKAEGIEKWYYENGNLWREIPYLNNLFHGDTRFYTEDGKLLALFKGENGEIISGKCFDDKVLTDKEIDDLSRPKSIEESINYLKEICSK, encoded by the coding sequence ATGTTTTTAAAAAGTGTGTTAATGGGTTTTCTTTCATTTCATAGTGTAGATACACCTATACTAAAAGAATGTAAAACCGAAGAAGACATAATAAGAGGTTGTGTAGAAAAAAAATATGATTTAAATGGGAAACTTATAAAAGAAACACCATATAAAAATGGTGAATTCGAGGGTATGGAAAAAGAGTATTATGAAAATGGGAATCTTCATATAGAAACACCATTTAAAAATGGTGGAAGAGAAGGCATAGAAAAATGGTATTATGAGAATGGGGAACTTAAAACTGAAATACCATATAAAAATGACAAAAGAGAAGGTATAGAAAAAGAATATCATTCAAATGGGAAAATTTATTGGGAAACACCATACAAAAATGGCAAAGCAGAGGGCATAGAAAAGTGGTATTATGAAAATGGGAATCTTTGGAGAGAAATACCATACAAAAATAACAAAGCAGAAGGCATAGAAAAGTGGTATTATGAAAATGGGAATCTTTGGAGAGAAATACCATATTTAAACAACTTGTTTCATGGGGATACGAGATTCTACACAGAAGATGGAAAACTACTAGCCTTATTTAAAGGTGAGAATGGCGAGATTATAAGTGGCAAATGCTTTGATGATAAAGTCTTAACAGACAAAGAAATAGACGATCTTAGTAGACCCAAAAGCATTGAAGAATCAATTAACTATTTAAAAGAAATATGCTCTAAATAA